cttcccttccctcccCTCCCCTCCCCTCCCTTAAGATTCCTTTCTTTTCGTTCCATCCTtaattgttatccaaacaaagttAATGATAAATATAATTTCGTATATGAAGGATTTCAATGAGCAGGAATCCAGGACAAAAGTCTGAACTTTCAGTTATTGCAAACAATCTTCACAAAATCATGTGATATACTCACCTGGGAACGAAGGTCCTCTGTTTTGTCCACCAAAAGCTCAATTTTTTCACCTCTGTCGAGAACCTGAAATcacaatcatttaaaatttatctCATGAACTACATAAAATCGCTTCATCCTAGTGCAAAAGATGGGGAGCACAAGCATCCATCTAATGGTAGTTTAAACATGACATGCTTAATTACCTTCTCAATATTTTCCATCATTACTCCTTTAACTTCTGAAACCTGGGCTTTCACTTTTGCAATCTTGTTAATCTCCTCCGGATGACCCACACAGTATTCCATCTGCTCCTTCAATTTAGGTCTAAAAAAGACGTACAAATGAAGCACacactaaaaataaaaggaaaggaCTTGATCAGACCAAGGAAATCCCAAACAATTACCCAAATTCTTTGTTGAGGCCTTTAGCAGCAGCAGTTTTAGCTTTTCCACCACCATATTTCTTGGTAAATTCATCCTTGACTCTCTCGAGGAAAGCAATTGGAACCTGTCTTCCGGCAGACTCAACTGCAACAACACAGTAAGCTGCACCAGCGAGCACATAGTAAGTCAACAAAAGACCAGCCAGCAGCTAACTCAAAGAGCATCCAGAAAAGTTGGAGATTTGACTCGTTGGAGGGGGGAGTAGATTAACAGTTTGCAGCAGATATAAAGTAAAGTAGATGAGTAGACGATATCGTTCTACCACCTTACATGTTGAAAAAGAGATTTCTGGTCAGTTTGCCAATCTCAACTTGAAACAGGACACTAGAAGAGTGCTAACATGAGTTACTCTGACACTTATTCACCTCACATATTGTGTGCAGGAGTATCAGAACTCCCGACTCAATACTAGGATACAATGCTTGTCAGATCTTTCAATTGCTGCTCGTTTACAACACATCTAAGAGTCTGAATATGAGGTCTTCATGTTTTGAATGATGTCATAATCCACCCCCACAAGATGAAAATGCTCCAATGAACAAATAAGTCAAAAGCAAACCAAACCCATGAGATTGGCAACTCCTAAAAACATCTAAAAGCTTTTTCAACAAGGCTCCATGATCAACAAATGAGCAAATAAACAGTCAACTGTTTCACACACATAGCTTTTCAGTTAGAGATAACTGTCAAAAAAGTAAGCTAGTTAGACAACTCCCATTGTATACTTCTAGGATACTCGGGCTTCAGTAAGAATTAGAGGGGATACTAAGTGCGTGTATGCATGCGTGTGTGCACTCACATTTGTTTGGATTGTCTACATTGTAGTAGAGTATGCTTTCCATTTTAGATAACAAGTCTAATAAAAGATTATCTTCCTTTCTTATTGGGGTAGGCTAGACAATTATCTTTAAATGGTACTATGGGAAGTTACATCAGAAAAAACCTCAAAATACTTTCCATTTAAAATTGTTCAAGGTGTACATTAAGACCCTCAAAATATATAGATGGCATTTAATCCATAAAACtctaagaataaaataatatccactTTCATTTACAAGATCAAATGTTTAAAAATATGTTAGATTACCAAGCAAATGGCCAGTAGCACCACCTTTGTTGAAAGATAATGGGAGGCGAACAACCATCATTACAAGAAAAAATGTGTACTAAAAGATGCACTTTGTTGCGCACAAACTCTTTTACAAACAATATGCGCGCCATTACGCCATTACCATTCACAATTACACCAATTGCAGTTTTCCTTCTTAGCTTTCCACCTCGTTTTTTCATCAGGATTTATTTCACAATATAAAACAGAATGTCTACACTCCGCATTACCATTCATAATTTGCAATGCGAACATCACATTCATATCACACCACATGACTTACTTCCCTCGTCCAATTCGTCTATgcaataaaatttgaaatgaaagctCGTAAGCTTTATCATATTATCTTCTCATACCAATCAATAAATCAAATGAACCAAATGCTCATCGTTGAAACACATCATATCTTATACTTCATATATGTCATTATTAACAAATATACATGGAAATGCTGATAATTAACTCAAcaattaagaaagaaaaaacaGACCTATTTTTATGCACACCATTGACAATAAGATTATTGCAATAATTATTTTCCCAAATCTTAACAAACTATATGACGAGAAAGCATGCAGAAATttcaattcaaaattcaaataaataaacaacaaaagaggaaaaagaagagaaaagagaCAATACTGAAGCCATTGTCGACGAGATAATTGAATGTATGACCATCACAAGTATAAGTAAATTTGCTGCTTGAAGAAGGTAATTTTTGAAGGCATTGAGTTGCAACCGACGTAAAATTCCCTGTAAATTCTGTATATTCTGCAAGTATCACCGATCCTCTCGCTACAAAGCTTAATATCAACGATTGCTGCCCCATTTTTGCAATTTTTGCAAAAACAGAGGAAAATTATTTGGAAAAAATaggtttataattaattatactcttttgaaaaaaaaaatgggaagaGAATACGTGAGAAAAgatgaaaataatattagggtgaatgaatggaaaaaatgttagtttattaatttggggtgaatttgatttttatttttgtgagaaAGAAGAGCTGGAAAGAGGGAGGGAGAGGCGTTGtcgttttaatttaatttaattttttttttttgaatgttaTTTTGAGGTTGGTTTGTCAATTgtcatgatttttttaattgttagatGGTATCGAATTAAAATGCGTGAAATTTTTATTCTAgctaaacaaatatatttttccaATTATATGATTTGGGATTAATATTTTGCTTATAATAGAAAATGAATTTGGAACAAGAGTcgcaaaaaaaattttcatctataaataaaatagcaacttaattaattgttATTACTTTAATAAGGCTAAAAcatcattataaaaaaattgttcgTCATCATTAAAGTAGGTGTTTATCTAATAGTGTATGTAgttgtttttttctttatttttttttttaacaaattatattataaaaattccATAACCGCCATTTCTATGGAAAAGTATTAATTTAGACATCTAAACGGCTAAGTCTTTAATAGTACAATTAAATGTGTTCAATAGTTTATTTGATCGTTTATATTTTgagttatataaaaaaattaatattataaaaatatgattagataaataaaataaaatttcaaattactatatttttttatcaattgaCCAATTTAACTAAAAATCTAACTGATGATTAAAgtccaaaaatatattttgtactaaaatACAGCCCTTACACTCCTATACACTAGTAGATATTCCACTAGTAAAATTCAATAAACAAACAAGTTGTAtgaccataaatattattatcaagttGGTGGAACATTGATCACATACTACTTTTATGAGAATTAATCACTACTTGGTATTGACTGAGTGTgttgaaattataatcaaataatcAAGTTATGTAACAGTTTacacttatttatattttatttcctcatatttattttaagtgtctcatttgacttttcactattttttaggtggtcaaataGAATCACATATGTAGAGAAAAGTGAAgagttattaaattttataggTGTAAAGTGGGGTTAGTAAAGGTAAAAGTGtaaaaagattaaatttaaTAGGAATAAATTGGTAAAGTTAACATacctaaaatagaaatgagacatttagggtgacttaatataataagaaaatgagacaattaaggtgaataggagggaatattaTTTTAGGGTATGGGGTTGAATATCTACAAATTATTGACCTTAACACCTAAACTCATAACTTATAAGACTTAGTATTGACCCAAACATATAGGAAGTAAAAAAACTCAAacaaatagaattaagaaaatttaaaatagataacctaaattattaaaaaaaatcattgaaTAAGATTgaaatcaacttattttcaaaagtaagtgCCTAATTTCCAACCCTGAGGTGTGGATCtgctcgcacttactaactgcgatcAAAGGGTTTGATTCAATAAAAAACCAAAGGAGTTATTCGCacttactaattgcgaacaaagttgttggttttttttcaccaaattagttgttcgcagttactaactgcgaacagtttggttgatttttttgaccAGTTTGCCTTTCTTCGCAGttggtaactgcgaacaacattGAACATGAGATCTGGGGCCGGAGGCGCTTAcatttggaaataagttga
The sequence above is drawn from the Amaranthus tricolor cultivar Red isolate AtriRed21 chromosome 5, ASM2621246v1, whole genome shotgun sequence genome and encodes:
- the LOC130813147 gene encoding putative vesicle-associated membrane protein 726, whose protein sequence is MGQQSLILSFVARGSVILAEYTEFTGNFTSVATQCLQKLPSSSSKFTYTCDGHTFNYLVDNGFTYCVVAVESAGRQVPIAFLERVKDEFTKKYGGGKAKTAAAKGLNKEFGPKLKEQMEYCVGHPEEINKIAKVKAQVSEVKGVMMENIEKVLDRGEKIELLVDKTEDLRSQAQDFRSQGTKIRRKMWWENMKIKMIVALIILALILILIMSICGGFKCIH